The Castanea sativa cultivar Marrone di Chiusa Pesio chromosome 4, ASM4071231v1 sequence tagttttctctctatatttttggagttccaactttttgggagcaaTAAAAACGTACCTTTACTTTGTCTGAAtaagtgtttatatagtgttctaatagacggttatcgCAATTATAACCTCTCATGGATTTAAGGAGGCATAAGGatttaaaaataactttcataactgtttaggagttatgTACTACAACGGATACGGGGAAGTTATGCGTAAAATAAGGAATTGTCACATTATACTCAGAGATTTTCCTAaatatgataccctcgtcctagTATCCCCTTGTCGAGTGTATTTAGCTCATGAATAGGGGCCGTTCCGTCTACGGATGAATTTCTTAAGGACAAGCATCTCATTCCCTGGTCACGAGGACCTCGTCCTAGGCTCTTTCTCTTTGAACGAGATAGTTATAGGTAAGGTTTTCAGGGGTGCTTGCAATACTAGTTAGGTCACGGACGACCTCTATAGACGGCTTCAAGATGAGAAAAACCAGAACCCTATCACACTCTATTgacttttttactatttaatttatgatCATATGGtattttaaacccaaaaaaaaaaaaaaattgttctctgCTGATTCACCCAATACCATCACTTTTCACAGTTCTCCAAGCCTGCAAGGCTGCTACTGTGCATCAGTTTTCTGTGCTCAAGTCTAAACAAAATCACTTTTCACTTCAGTAATTCGCCACCAATTAGCAAGGATGACCGCATGAGTATATCAAACAacaaaacttcatttgtcttcttttgtttagatttatttttatttttatatatatatactttatttgtttattgccTTTTAAGTTTAAgcatcttttcttttgtttaattttttttcggTGTACTGTGTGAGTGTATGACATGTTTCCTCTTTGAATTTTCCACTATTTTGTTGCTTTGAATTTGTTTATTACTTTAGACTTTAGCTAACCTTAACTTTATTGCCAAATATAAATTAAACGCCATTaagatttcttttatttattaatctttttatgtataaagttaaaaaattaattgtcaaTGGCCTTGTAAttgaattgacacctccctATGTACAAAGTGTTTAGAGGTCCAGGGGGGAAATGATTCAAACTGCAGgattagcagcatgttgtaattatttctcaaaaaaacattaattattgtAAGTTGCAATAGTTAATTTACATATTCATGCTACgatttttcaaacttatatatatatatatatatatatatatatatatatatattttttttttttttttttttttaatttgaccaTGCGGTTTGACTAGTGACCCACTGGTTGAACCAGTGACCCAGCTTATAAACCGAGTTAACGTCTAGTCCAAGTTTAATAGTTATGCTTGAAAACCTTAAGTTTGTAAAATTAcatttccaaaattttataacCATTAAATTGTAAAACCAAAAACATATTAGTATGATACCGAACGCTTTTTTAAATTGTAGGGAATAAATTGATGCAATCCATAATTTATGGATCGAAACGATTTTTCAATCCATGATTCAGTGACTAAAAATATCAACTTGataaatgtaatttatatttctTGATTATTTCTTAATTTCCTTTTCAAGTCTTGGTAATGGTAGGTAACAtagatgttttattttatttttttatatttcttttaagtCCCATCTATTTTACTTTACGACCAAAAAAAGGAGAAGTCCCATTTGTTTGGCGGccaaaaaaaggaaggaaaatgtCTCATCTGTGGTAGGAAGTGTgtatttaattcaatttttgacCTATTGGTAAGGATGGGAAGAAAATAACAAGACTTTGATCATCCAAGCCTGGACTGCCATTTCCAACAACCGGCAAATTGATTAGCAGGTAGCTAGATTAGATCTGTGACAGTGATACACCCccacacataaaaataaaaaatattttaaaaaaaacttgtgaaaAAAGTTTGACAATAATGAATTCTAGGTGAAGGAGCTTGCCATTCCAACTTTGCTGGAATCAGAATATTTTTATGGCATATATGAGTGGAAATATTCTTGACTATTGAATCTAATGGTATTTATAGATGGCACCAATGATAGACAAGATGTATAAAGTTAGATGAACCCAGGAGGTGCAATAAACAATGATACCAGATCTCCTAAACAGAGTATCTATAATTCCCATCAGCCATTTTGAGTTAAGTGAGACTGAGACAATTTGTTGGGATCTCAGTTGGCATTCTAATTTTTCTAATTCAGTAGTAAAAAATGCAAGTTTACCATACCTACAATGATCCCATCAAatagaacttaaaaaaaaaaaaaaaaaaaaatgcaactttaCCCCCATGCAATACAATTATTagatttcaaaattcatatttatgcAATCCaattattagattttcaaaactcacatttaataaaaatatttaccaTGCAATCtaataattagattttcaaaattcatatttaataaGAATATATAAGAGGGTTTCGAGAGAAGCCTTGTTCATTCTAAAGTCGGTTTTGGGCCTTTTAGAGTGACAGTTACTACAAATTCTATTAATAAATCTGTACAAATTGAACTATCACTTGAACCCCAGGCCTACAACAAACTTGGTGAGCCTTTCTTGCATAACATTTTCCACTAATTTAAACCTTTCAGCTTTTAAAAACTAACCCAGTAATCTCAAATTCTGGTTCATTCATCTCAATTGCcttcaatatcaaaatcaaagttGTAATTCTATATCTCCAATATCAGCATGCTTTCCCCTCTTTTTCACtcatcatgtttttttttttctttttttttttgggagagagagaTCTTTTTATCTGTTAGAACAGTCTATATCCCACATCCGGGACCATGAGTCCATGACAGTACTATAACTCTATAACATACCCAATTTCAATTGGAATGAGAAAGTAGAAACCAAATTAACTTTGTTTAGAAAagccaacaaaaaagaaaacacaatgCCCACTAAGATTGttgggtcatggattttgggatttggccgagagtaTGTGGTTTTGGTCGAGAGCATGTGGGTTTGGCtgagaagcatgggtggtccaagtccgaggagtactatctcctcggataaagccaaacgtaaatctggtatagatcctaatgatcaaggatgaccttccaggaagttctaatgatagtaACGAGCAttatgaacgtacaagagggataagaactcaaaaatatctaaggaaaaactgctatcaccgcattaatgaggaagtaacctctgaacagtattatggcaacCTTATAGCtaccccagaagacttttagagggggctgatgggacaaccatcaactgtccacatgtggtccacgtgtagggtaaggatgaagggagagatgtaatgtaaataagggtagagatctcATAGAATAGGagattaaaaaaaggaaaagagaaagcaTTTGAggaatctcaacaactcctgtaacgatggtcatccaatatatgctagaacagaACTTCTCGGACTGTGCCGACAACCAACTTTCTCGCCAAACCgagttcaattcttgttggcacATCAtttaaaaccatattaactgttatccaagcattaaagcctagctctttgacctactctctacaaatttattgtactaggttcactgggccaagatcccttacattttgagcttggtctgaaaattgtgttcCCACAAAGATTATACATGGATGATGCTTAAAATCCTTTACAGAGATTTGTAAACCAATGAAATTAATGAAACTTGAGCCATTATAATTTGTCTTAAAAACTCTGTAACTTAAGCACCTCCATTTAACAACCCATAAATCCAGTAACCATGATaacattaataaattaaattgattGCAGTAAAGGGGCAATGAGGAATGCAAGTGCCTAGAAATATACCTTGATACCATTACACTTTTTAAGACATATATACTTGAACACTTGCAGTCTTCATTACCCGGCACACAGGACATACATCAATAAACCCTTCACAATCCTTACAGAGACACAGATGCCTACAAGGTAACAACAAGACACAGACTTCCTTAACTTTACAAGCCCTGCAACTCAACTGTTTCTCTGTAAAGGCCAAATTTCCAGACCTGCCTACAATGCGTAGGTGATCCACGTTAGTACCAGAGGCTGTATCATCAACCTCGCTATCCCCACATCCTTCCTTCCCATGCATAGCACCCTGAGACATGACTTGCTGCAAATTGCTTTTCAAGACATTGACTACAGACTCATTGTACTTTGCTCTATAGTGCCAAGACTGAACTTCCATGGCGACCTGCTTTATTCTCTCCATTAGGTCCTTGTTCTTGCGGTTCATATTCTCTATTTCAAGCTCTTTTTCACGTAACTTCCTATCAACTCCCTTTTCTATGGCACTCAGGAAAGAAACTGTTTGTCTATGCTTCAGTTCCCTCACACCCTTGAGGATGTTTTCTTCCTGTTCAAAACACACCAATGAAGAATTGGT is a genomic window containing:
- the LOC142630226 gene encoding E3 ubiquitin-protein ligase BOI-like yields the protein MFGGDNSNPVFPTFVEEGRFQYDTSGLPQLQLFGDFPVGCNVGPLNYIGNDQTTPMEQPIKRAREAESISRQQQKRLLTLNNNFSQDKAGHSGSILNPNPVSTGLKLSYEEDEHNSSVTSASESMTGVLPVILSLGDNLKIEIDRQKEEFDRYIRLQEENILKGVRELKHRQTVSFLSAIEKGVDRKLREKELEIENMNRKNKDLMERIKQVAMEVQSWHYRAKYNESVVNVLKSNLQQVMSQGAMHGKEGCGDSEVDDTASGTNVDHLRIVGRSGNLAFTEKQLSCRACKVKEVCVLLLPCRHLCLCKDCEGFIDVCPVCRVMKTASVQVYMS